From the genome of Odocoileus virginianus isolate 20LAN1187 ecotype Illinois chromosome 4, Ovbor_1.2, whole genome shotgun sequence:
tggaaaaggaaatggctactaactccagtattcttgccatggggtcacaaagaattggacacaactgagagactaacattttcactagAAGTTCTTTATGTAGtctggatattaactccttattaaATATATGACTTGCAggtttttctcccattttgtgtgTTGCCTGGCACACCTATAGAATCACCTAGATTCTCCCGACGTACCCCATTTCTTTCCACCTTGTGTTGGCTGCTGCTGcatagtcgcttcagttgtgttcggcTCTGTgtaaccctgtgggctgtagcctgctaggctcctctgtccatgggattctccaggcaagaatactggagtgggttgtcatgctctcctctaggggatcttccccacccagggctcaaacctcaTATTAGACTCACACACAAAACTAATCTCAGTTGTTCAAAGAGGCTGTTGGTTTTGTATTCCTCAGTGAattgttcctgggcttcccaggtggctcagtggtaaggaatccacctgcaatgcaggagatgtgaattttttaaaaattaatttattttttaattgaaggataattgctttacagaattttgctgtttgctgtcaaacctcaacatgaatcagccataggtattcatatatcccctctcttttgaaactccttcccgtctccctccccatcccacccctctaggttgatacagagcccctgtttgagtttcctgagccatagagcaaattcccattggctatctgttttacacatggtaatgtaagtttccgtgttactttctccatacatctcaccctctcctcccctctccccatgtccataagtctgttctctatgtctgtttctccattgctgccctgcaaataaattcttcagtaccatttttctagattccgtatatatgcattagtatacaatgtttatctttctctttctgacttacttcactccatataataggctctaggttcatccacctcatcagaactgactcaaatgcattcctttttatggctgagtaatattccattgtgtatatgtaccacaccttctttatccgttcatctgtcagtggacatctaggttacttccatgttctagctattgtaaatagtgacgCAATGAGCAATGGGAtgcgtgtgtctttttcaattttggtttcctcagtatatgcctaggagtgggattgctgggtcatatggtggttttattactagttttttaaggaatgtccatattgtcttccatagtggctgtatcaatttacattcccaccaacagtgcaagagcgctcccttttctccacaccctctccagcatttattgtttgtagactttctgatgatggctgttctgactcGTGTGAGGTGattatctcattatagttttgatttgcatttctctaataatgagcgatgttgagtatctcttcatgtgtttgttagccatctgtatgtcttctttggagaaatgtctctttaggtctttttcccactttttgatttggttgtttgtctttcaggagatgcaagtttgatccctaagtcaggaaggtccactggagatggaaattgcaacccaccccagtgttcttgcctgggaaatcccatagacagaggatcctggcgggctatagtccatggggtcaaaaaagagtaggacaacttagtgactaaacaaacacaaaagtaaCAGCTGTAAATAAGACCTGTCATCATCTCCAGCTCCTTCCTCAAGCTTATACCAAACCTAAGCCCTGCAGCTACCACATTCTCATAAGAAATTATTGCTGCAGTCTGCACATGCATGAGGCTTGGCCTTATCAGGTGGCTGTTTGTCATTCAGGTGAAAGATCTTGGGTTTGTCCTTGGACCCAGGTCATATCCTTTTGCTGCATCCTGCTGCTGTATAGCTTCTCTAATCTCAAGCcagttgtcgttcagttgctaagttgtgtctgagtgtTTTCagccccacgaactgcagcacaccaggcttctctgtccttcaccatctcctggagtttgctcaaactcttgtccatgagtcgatgatgccatccaagcatctcatcctgtgttgcttccttctcctgccctcaatctcatcagtcttttccagtgagttggctctttgcatcaggtggcgaaagtattggagcttcagcgtcagcatcggtccttccaatgaatatttaaggttgatttcctttaggattgcagtccaagggactgtcaagagtcttctccaacaccacagttcaaaagcatcaattctttggtgttcagccttctttatggtccagctctcttaTCCtcatatgactactagaaaagccatagcttgaCTATgaggacctttgtcggcaaagtgatgtctctgctttttaatgtgctgtctaggtttttcatagcttttcttccaagcagcaagcgtcttaatttcatggctgcagtcaccatctgcagtgattttggggcccacgaaaatgaaatctgtcactgcttcctcttttcccccttctgtttgccctGAAGTGGTGAATCAGTAGGGTAACCACCACAACAATCAAAGAATATCCCTGTGACTTCTGAAAGTCCTTTTCCCCACCCAGCAGTTTTCTTGATTTACAAAGTTTAAGCAGAATCTATGAACTCCTTCCTCTTACCATGATTCTGTGATTTTTAGAGGTAGTTGGGCACATCCCTGTGTTCTTCTCTAGGTTGGATCTGGCCGGAGTGTATGTTCTTTAGTTAGAGTGTAGGGCAGAGGTCTGTCCAGGGCAGAGAGGACAAGACGAACAGAGTGTAGCCCCCCGCTGCAGGCTGAAGGCCTGCAGGAGGCTGCGCAGTGGTAAACACGGTGTGCTGCGGCGCGGGCGCCCCCTGGCGACCGAAGGGCCTCATTACTCCGGTGCCGGAAAGGGCCCTGGTGGGGCGTTGAGGGGAGGGGCGCGTCTGCGCGCCTGGAACTGGGGAGTCACCCCACTGTGTGCCGGGCAGCGGGCAGCGGGGCTAGACGTACAGACTCAATTATTGTGCACCTGCTCTGTTCCAGTACActgaaatatgttaatatatttaaaaaaatggaaacacagatgTGCAGAAAAGTTCAATAGAAAGAactggttttgttttctgagcCATTTGAAAGTAAGTTGTCAACCTGAacaccctctttctctttccgCGATACTTTCGTGTATAAACAGCGGCCTTGTCCAGAGCCCAGATGTTAGGTAGGATCCTCCTGTCCCGTTCAGGGTTCTCTGTCCTGATGAGGTCCTTCCGAGCAGAAGGACCCTAGTCAGCATCGTGTGAAGCACATACTTGTCACGCCCCTCTTCTGGAAGGAGCCTTGGTCCTACCCTGACTTGTGCGGCTGACATTCCCGGGGATCGCGGGGCATTGGTGTTGCACGGTGGCGTTCTGTGGATGTCTCCGTCCGATGTTGGCGGGTTTGTCACATGAAGGATGCTGTGTTTCATTACATCTCATCAGGTGCTGTGGGCATGGATTTGGGGGTGTACATGCATCACTCGGGGCCAATCCCGAGGGATGCTCAGTCCCCTAGGAGGTCGCCCGTGGACCTCTGTGCGCCAGTGTGAGAGTggtcccctctctctcccctcactcTCCTGGGACGCTTACTTGTCCTGGTGGGTTTGGCACCACCTGGCAGCCACTGCCATCTGGAGTCCGGGCCGCTGGCGTTCCCggcaggtttgtgtgtgtgtgtgtgttggggcgtGGTGCTGGGAAGGGCGCCAGGGGTGGCGAGAGTGGGTCCCCTCCACTATCTGGGCACTAGGAACACCTTGGGGAGGGCGCCTGGGCCAGCTGCTTCCCCTCGGGACCCTGGCTGTGCAGGTGTATCCTTTGCAAACGTTTATGTCTGTTATTTCCTCTGTGTATCTGGAAAGTCACGTGTCTCCAATTTTAATCTACCCCTGCAGGACTCATTCTAGTTCTCTACGGATTTGTATTTCTCACTCCCTTTTCTAACAGTGAGGACACTGCTACCATTATCCTCAGTAGGTTTACTTGACTAGCTCAATGCTTTGCAAATGATCCTCGGTCTCCAgcaccatcccatccctctctgGGGCTCTGACACCATGATAGGCTGGGTTGCTTCTTCCTGTCATGTATGCCCCCCTCACCTGCTCATGCCAGGCAGCTCCTCTGTAGGAGTGCTGTCTTCACCAGCCACCACTTCATCCCTGACACCCAGCATCCACCTTTGCCCTAATTGAGGACAGAATTGAATTCTTAAGGGTGGGAAGAGGATGCGGGATCCTTGCTGCCTGAGTGCAGCTCTGAGGGTGGAATCAGTGTTCACTCTATAATCACAGTTTTACAGTAAAATTGAAGGCTGTGTACACTTGTGCTGTAGCAGTGGAAGGAAAGGCATAGTTGTCAGGAGACTTGCCTGCAAGGAGTCTTTATCTGTGCGGTGATTGTGGGCAGCATGCCCAGGACATGCAGCAGGGCTAGGCTGTGGCGGTAAAGGGCAGCTCGCCCAGGGGCAGGAGGCAGCAAGCCTAtaggatggaggaggaggtgggtgaCAAGGCCCTGACCCCGCTGTTTCCTCTCCCAGATGTCCCGGGTGCTGCAGAAGGATGCAGAGCAGGAGTCCCAGATGCGAGCCGAGATCCAGGGCATGAAGCAGGAGCTCTCCACCGTCAACATGATGGATGAGTTCGCCAGATATGCCAGACTGGAGAGGAGGATCAACAAGATGACGGATAAGCTCAAAACTCATGGTACTGTGCTCAGCTGTAGCCTGGAAAGCTTTGTAAGAGCTGATTCACAGAGAAGCCTTTATATGAAGATGCATAGTGTACACCCTTTGAGCTTCAACGTTCTGATGTTGATGGAGAGTTTTAAGTTGTCTGGAAGAGACCCGacaataattcttattttcttcttagtttgCTGGTGAACCTTTGCTTTCTAAACACAGaaacctgggaattccctggtggtccagtggttaggactctgtgctttcactgctagggGCCCACGTTCCATCACTGGTCCGGAAACTAAGATCACGCAAGCCttgcggtgtggccaaaaatttttttttaaaaactcaaaaaaccaaacaaaaaaacccacacagaAAGCTCTAACATCCTGTTAGATTTTCTTCATTCTCTGTAGGCTGATATTCTCAAATTTACTTTTCTgagagaagcccaggaaaatCTTATAGTGAATTTTCAAGGGCTTTTGTGAACACTCTGTAAGAATTGCCTAGGAGTCTCCTTATCTGAGTGTTGACTTCAGGGCGGGGATCAGGTCTTACTCAGCCACTGTTCCTAACTCTCTCATGGGATAGAGAGGAGGTCAGCCTTCGTGCCAAGAGTGTGCGTGGCTTGTAAAACACGCCGAGGGGGCCTCCCCAGACCTGAGACAAATTAGACTATGGATTAGTGTCCTTTGTGGGCTGGGAAGTCTGGAAAGAAAGTATGGTTCTGTTGGGTAAGTGCATTGTAAAATGAAtagttttaagagtttttaaaattaaagcttcATATCTTATAATCTGTGTGtgatatctattttaaataatggtatagtggatgatttttaaattccattttatattttctaagtgtGTTGAGCAAATGTTGCAATACatagttagaaaatatttaatgagaggaaaaacatttctgtgttcttgaatattttcttcatttttttattttttaggactgatatcatttgtttttcctttcagtgaAAGCACGGACAGCCCAACTGGCCAAGATAAAATGGGTTGTAAGTGTTGCCTTCTACATATTGCAAGTAAGTGTCCTGTTGTGTCACCTGGGGTTTTTGAAGTCTTCCAAAACCATGTGACCCAGAATCCAGGCCTGGGAATTCAGGCTTTCCCACTTTCAGCTGCTGGCTGGTCCTGCTAGTGTGTGACTCTGAACACTGAATTTTtgttagacttaaaaaaaaaaccctttcttcCTCGTAGTctcttttagcttttctttttgttgttgttcagtcactaagctgtgtctgactctttgcaaccccatggactgcagcatgccaggcttccctgtcctttactattttacagagtttgctcaaactcatgtccattgagtcagtgatgccatccaactgtcttatcctcttctgttctcctcctgcctttagtctttcccagcatcagggtcttttccagtgagtcagctcttcacatcaggtgacccaagtactggagtttcagcttcagcatcagtccttccggtgaatattcagggttgttttcctttaaggttgactggtggtttgatctccttgctgtccaagggactctcaagaatcttctccagcactacagttggaaaacatcagttcttcagtgctccaccttctttatagtccaactttcatatctgtacctgactactggaaaaccatagctttaattatacagacctttgtcagcaaagtgatgcctctgctttttaatatgctgtctaggtttgtcataggtttctttccaggagcaagcaccttttaatttcgtggctgcagtcaccgtccgcagtgattctggagcccaagaaaataaaatctgtcactctttccactttttctgcatgtatttgccatgaagtgatgggacaagatgccatgatcttagttttttgagtgttgagtttcaagctagcattttcactctcctctttcaccctcatcaagaagctccttagttcctctttgctttctgccattagagtggtgttatctgcatatctgaggttgttgatatttttcctggctaccccctccagtattcttgcctggagaattccatggacagaggaacctggagggctacagttcatgggatctgtagtcagacgtgactgagcttTTCTCTTTAAGAGTTGTTAAGCATTGGAATTTTTTTAGCACATGAGCTTCTCTGGGGTTCTTTCATGTTGCAGTGTTGGGAGCCTGGGGGATCAAGTCAGAgagcttattattttttcatcttcctatttgcttttatttatttttttattgacagataattactttacaatgttgtggtggtctctgccatacatcagtgcaaatcagtcataattatataaatatatcttcttccttttgagcctccattccacccctctaggtcatcacagaatccCACACTGGGCTCCTTGGGCTACATAGCAGCTCctcactagctgtctgttttacacatgatagtgtatctatgtcagtgctgctctctcttTTCCACCCTCTTGTTCCCCTGCTGTGTCTACCAGTCCTTTCTCTGTGTCtgaatctttatttcttctctgtaataggttcatcagtactatttttctagattccacatacatgcgttaatatttgatatttatttttctctttctgatttacttcgtataacaggctctaggttcatccacctcactacaactgactcaaattcgttcctttttatggctgaataatatttcattgtgtatatgaaccaccgcttctttatttcattcattgGTCGAtcgacatctaggttgcttccatgtcctggctgttgtaaacagtactgcagtgaacattggcgtgtgtgtgtgtctttctgaatTGTGGTTTCTCCGAgtttatgcccagcagtgggattgctgagtcatatggtagttttattcctagtctcCAAACTGTTCtctagtggctgtaccaatttacatttgcaCCAGCAGTGCAgtagggttccattttctctacatcctctccagcatttattgtctgttgctactgttgtttagtcaccaagttgtgtttACTGCCaagtcttttgcgaccccatggactggagcccgccagactcctctgtccatggaattttccaggcaaggacactggcatgggtagccatttccttctccaggggatctgactGAGGGATCAGATTTGCCCTtcctgcattgactggcagattctttaccatctgagccacctagggaATCCCTTTATTGTTTGCAGTTGATAGCTTACTTAGACATTATATTTTCTAAGGTGGTCAGTGATGTGGTGGTTGCTTGTCACGCGTGTAGATGACGAGTGGCTGTCCGTTCCAGTCAGGGGACACCATATTCTCACCCACGTCCAGCACCATTGCTTCCCAACTTTCTCACCTGGTGGATTTTGCCTTGTTTCATTTCTTGCCTCGGCTCCTCTCCGTCTACCCTGAGGTTGTGGATGGGCTGCACAGAGGCTGGAAGCTGCTCCAAGTGCTCTCCGAGTGTCGGTGCTGGGAGCCCTGTCTCCACAGTCCCGGTGGTCTGGGGCGTGTGAGGACCCTGATCCTAGGGCAGTGTCACTTTGCTACAAGAGAGGAGTCACAGGGGCAGGAGTTGCAAGAGCCACTGTCTTAGGTCTGGTCACCTGGGTGGCATTTTCAAGACCATGGAGGGGACGGAAGACAGCTGACAGAACGCTGCTGGGAAAGGAGGAGCCGCTGAACTTCACAGAGGGCTGACTGCTGCGCTTGGTTTGGGGATGGGAGGACTAGCTAGTTTTCTCAATGGTACGAGAACCATCACTTTTGTCACCAACGAGGTGTATTTAGCATAAGCTGGCCACTTCGAGGAGTTGCTTAATGGGAAGAGAACACGTACACTGTGGGAGACCTTGGATAATGTATCCGCTAATGTAACCATGTGTGTGGATTGTGAGGACTGGATTGGCCGGGTGTGAGGTCACTGATTGGGAGGGTTTCCTTAGTTTGTCTTCCTGTTTTCTTGTCTTCCGTTGTGGTGGGTCATGTGACGGGCAGGGTGTCTCCGCTCACCAGCCGTGTCTCCGCAGGCCGCCCTGATGGTCTCGCTCATCTGGAAGTATTACTCTGTCCCTGTGGCTGTGGTGCCGAGCAAGTGGATAACTCCCCTGGACCGCCTGGTAGCGTTTCCTACGAGAGTCGCAGGTGAGAGGGTTCTGGCAAGTGTGGTCGGGAGTGTGGCAGGGGGCGTGGCGGGGGCGCGTGGCGGGGGCGTGGCGTGGCGTGGCGTGGTCGGGGAGTGTGGCAGGGGGCGTGGCGTGGCGGGGCGTGGTCGGGGAGTGTGGCAGGGGGCTCGGCGTGGCGTGGCGTGGCGTGGCGTGGCTGAGGCCGACGTGGGGCGTGTGCAGTCAGATGACCTCACTCTGCGCCTGGGATGAGTAGTGCTGTGTCCGCCCCAACCACGAGGCTTGCAGCGAAGAAGCCAACACCAGGAGAATTTACTTAGCTAGTCCAGCATGACCGAACTGTGGATTAGCAGAGCTGTAATTCAACCCAAGCCTGCCTCTGCAGTCCAAGGCCAGTACCATGGTCTGATACCCGTTTATTGAAACACCACTTGTAATTCCCAGATTCAGTGGCTCCTTTTGAGTTCACACTATGCTTAGTCCCTCAGCATTTCCTGCTGTTGGCCATTCTTTCActttggaaagaatttttttcGGATGTTAAAATCAGTCCATGTCATGGGagtcccctggcagtccagtgattaggaatctgtgcttccactacttggggctcaggttcaatccctggctgggaaactaagatcctacatgccgcgtggcatggccaaaaaaagaaaaattagtgaaTGTGTTTGTAGAATGAatagaaatatcagaaaaaaaattttttaaagactcatAGCTATGAATATCCCTCTTAAcattgtgtgtattttttccagtcttctttcctATACATTTTTATACAGTAAAGGGTATTTGGCACATGCGAGCTTTTACCCTTCCTATTGTTTAAGCCTTTCCCCGCACCgggcttcctagtggctcaggcagtaaagaacctgcctgctgtgtgggagacctgggtttgatccctgggttgggaaggtcccctggagaagggaatggccacccactccagtattctggcctggagaattccgtggactctatagtccatggggtcacaaagagttggacacaactgagtgactttcactttccacatgATTCAATTTCTTCACATTAGGAGACTGAAATGCTGCTGATTATGCTGAGAGGGCAGCttactaaatttctttttatttttttactgctaTGTTTATTCATTGAAAATAAGTACATATAAAAGTGTACACATCTGAACATTCAGCTCCACATATAGAAGGATGATGGGCCAGTCTGCGTACAACCTGTCTATAGAATTTGGTCATTTGATGTGCTTTTCCTTACTGTTTCTCCTTcagtcttatttcttttttttcccatttatttttattagttggaggctaattactttacaatattgtagtggtttttgccatacattgacatgaatcagccatggtacTAAATTTCTTTATGAAGGAACTTTGAGTAGCTGTTCCTCATTTAGGTGtgttataatttattaatttcccTGCTAAAGGACATTTGTTTGAGTCCTGATTGTTGCTGTGGAGTGGCCGCTGTAGGACACGTGCTGCTCGGCCAGTCTCTGACTATGATTTGTGGTCACACTGGAGGTGAATTACTGCATCAGCTTAGCCaacccccttccttcccctcctcttccccctttCTGGTTTCAACCAGGAGGGCACGGCCAGTGATTCTCAGTGGTCCTGAGCCAAGGAGCTAAGAGGCCACCCTTCCAGGCATCTTGTGGCCTGCCATCCTGTCTCAGCCATCAGTGGGGCAGGGAAGGCCCGGGAAAACATTGCTCTGTGTTTGTAACGCTTTTGTGAGAAGGGAAAGACAAGTGGTCTGAGAGGGTGGTCCTACAGTCAGTTAATATCATAAATAATAATTCACAGATCTcaggcaggagagagaaatacaaatcattgTTTATTCTTCTGAATAATTCCTGCAGGTCCGTGAATCAGTAGAAAGCATGATCAGTGTGAACCCACAGAACACAAACTTAGACCTAGCCCAGCCTGACTCAGTGAGGACTGGCGTGCTCCATTTCCCAGAAGTCAAAGGCAGCAGGGGCAGGAAATGTGGGTGGCACTCCTGCATGCTCTCATGttgaatttctttgtttttaggtGGTGTTGGAATTACCTGTTGGATTTTAGTCTGTAACAAGGTCGTGGCTATTGTGCTTCACCCTTTTAGCTGAAAACGAAGATGAATTCAACTACAGCACTTTCAAAAACGAATTTTCACTTGGGAGGTTACAAGTCtgctttatactttttttttttctttaaagaaacacaAAGCCACAGATTAGCTGTTGTTGAACAGGTTTGTTCTTGGACTTCATGTCGAGATTCTTAGAAGAATCACAATTTTCTATACTTGTCATGGGCCGTGAAGGTCAGTCTCACATGTGTGCACTGGCCACCGTGGCACCAGATGTGTGATGAGAAGTATGTGACGTTATGGGCTACACATTGTTACTTGTGATCTGCACGCGTGACATGTTTTAAAGGTCATCTCGCCAACTGGAAAGTCAGACTTTTCTAATAACGTAAGTGCTTTAAAGAGTTGGAGCTATTTTTAATCCCGATTACCAAGTAGCTTAATTTTAATACCACTACTAGACTTTGAAAAtttgtgttttagtttcatgCAGTAGTACCGGGAGAGTAACACTGACAgtgctcttttcttcctctgtttcaaATGTCATTTGTTGGGCAAACCTTCAGATATTGTCTACTTATTTGAAGCGAATGTTTCATTGCTgttttataaatgtatacatgAACCCATAATGCATTGTTTTATGCTTAAACTGTGTGTTTTATAAAGTATTTCCAATGAagggtattttttaaagcatatgaTTTTTATGCTCTGTAGAATGGagcaaagttaaaaaacaaactaggACCCTTGATTAAATTCCTTTGAATGACTGACTGCGTGTTTGCCCCATCAAGTACAGTtctgctaaatattttttaaaacacctttttctaattaaaatttttgcaaGCGCGTGTGTGACTTCGTTCCTTAGGGCCACTTTTTGCTACGACTGATCTGTGTTGGGAGCTTGCACCAATCACTTAGTGGGACTCAGCCTTGTCAAGCCAAATTCTAGCGTgagtttttaagttatttatttatttgaattgaaGTATAAtcgctttacgatgttgtgttagtttctgttgtacaacagcGTGAGTCAGCCATCTGTAGACATGTTTCCCCTCctccttgggcctccctcccaccctcctgtcGCGGCCCCTAGGCGCTAGGCGCTGCCCGGCAGCGCCCACTGGCTGTTGTACACGTGGTGATGTGTGTACGTCATTGCTACCCTCTGtctgtcccactctctccttcctgctgtgtccacaggccCATTCTCTACACATGTGTCTCTGCTCCTGCCCTATGGGTAGGTTCATCGGTACCCTTTTTctggattctgtatatatgtgttaatctgtgatacttgtttttctccttctgacttcatgctgtatgacagactctaggtccatccacagcactgcaaatgacccagttttttttcctttttatggctgaatactccattatatgtatgtaccacatcttccctATCACTTCCTCTGTCTTCTATGTTGCTTTCATGTAGCGcgagttttaaaaaatcatgtgagTGTCCTTGTACTCCCTGATGCTGTGATGAGTAAGCTCGTTATTATTTCTGCTGATCATGCTATGAAGAGACCAAGCACTGTGTTGCTTCAGCCGGGCATCACCAGAGCGGGTTTCGGGTTCCTCTCAGACTCACTCAGCCCGGGGCTGCCCCAGCTCTGGGAGACAATGCAGAACGGGCAAGACAGCTGTGCTTACGGCCAACACCAGTGTCCACTGTCTGGTCACCTCACAGGGTATGC
Proteins encoded in this window:
- the GET1 gene encoding guided entry of tail-anchored proteins factor 1 isoform X4, giving the protein MSAAEADRWAWLLVLSFVFGCNVLRILLPSFSFFMSRVLQKDAEQESQMRAEIQGMKQELSTVNMMDEFARYARLERRINKMTDKLKTHGLISFVFPFSESTDSPTGQDKMGCRPDGLAHLEVLLCPCGCGAEQVDNSPGPPGSVSYESRRWCWNYLLDFSL
- the GET1 gene encoding guided entry of tail-anchored proteins factor 1 isoform X2; amino-acid sequence: MSAAEADRWAWLLVLSFVFGCNVLRILLPSFSFFMSRVLQKDAEQESQMRAEIQGMKQELSTVNMMDEFARYARLERRINKMTDKLKTHGLISFVFPFSESTDSPTGQDKMGCKCCLLHIASRPDGLAHLEVLLCPCGCGAEQVDNSPGPPGSVSYESRRWCWNYLLDFSL
- the GET1 gene encoding guided entry of tail-anchored proteins factor 1 isoform X3; the protein is MSAAEADRWAWLLVLSFVFGCNVLRILLPSFSFFMSRVLQKDAEQESQMRAEIQGMKQELSTVNMMDEFARYARLERRINKMTDKLKTHVKARTAQLAKIKWVAALMVSLIWKYYSVPVAVVPSKWITPLDRLVAFPTRVAGGVGITCWILVCNKVVAIVLHPFS
- the GET1 gene encoding guided entry of tail-anchored proteins factor 1 isoform X1 yields the protein MSAAEADRWAWLLVLSFVFGCNVLRILLPSFSFFMSRVLQKDAEQESQMRAEIQGMKQELSTVNMMDEFARYARLERRINKMTDKLKTHVKARTAQLAKIKWVVSVAFYILQAALMVSLIWKYYSVPVAVVPSKWITPLDRLVAFPTRVAGGVGITCWILVCNKVVAIVLHPFS